One part of the Halobacteriovorax vibrionivorans genome encodes these proteins:
- a CDS encoding CinA family nicotinamide mononucleotide deamidase-related protein, which translates to MIIIGDELLNAKINDLNLQILAKEIAPLGFSFKKCTVLGDKFDQVTDEIQKQSKENDILIITGGLGPTKDDLTKSIIANALGVSLVENELAREYAIKQYANFGREWSKENSHYHMMPEGSLPLYNPAGMAPGIHAKIDKCEVFCTPGVPRECQAMVRETIVPMLKDRAQSGHELFICRTHSIPEETIFFKLCPNLWETLEEFGKVSSLPIISGVDITVDLRPEHQNDESRQRLKVILEETPLKDNIWTYGPRNIEEVIVHEASAKGLTIGFAESCTGGLASSTITDVSGSSAVFLGSVVSYANSIKESIIHVKEETLKENGAVSIETASEMANGARKSLGADIVISYTGIAGPGGATPGKPVGTVCIGVATKNGVSASRYEFRGDRKRLKNKFCQQGLIDLLNEIRSS; encoded by the coding sequence ATGATAATTATTGGAGATGAACTATTAAACGCTAAAATCAACGATCTTAACTTGCAGATACTAGCAAAAGAGATCGCACCTTTAGGATTTAGCTTTAAAAAATGCACCGTCTTAGGCGACAAGTTCGATCAAGTAACAGATGAGATACAAAAACAATCTAAAGAAAATGATATTTTAATCATCACTGGTGGCCTTGGCCCTACTAAAGATGATCTTACGAAGTCAATTATTGCTAATGCTTTAGGTGTCTCTTTAGTAGAAAATGAACTTGCTAGAGAATATGCAATAAAGCAATATGCCAACTTTGGTAGAGAGTGGTCAAAAGAAAATAGTCACTATCATATGATGCCAGAAGGATCTTTACCTTTATACAATCCTGCGGGAATGGCACCAGGAATTCACGCTAAAATTGATAAGTGTGAAGTTTTTTGCACCCCAGGAGTTCCAAGAGAATGCCAGGCAATGGTTCGAGAGACAATCGTTCCAATGTTAAAAGATCGTGCTCAAAGTGGTCATGAATTATTCATATGTAGAACTCACAGTATTCCTGAAGAAACCATCTTCTTTAAACTTTGCCCCAACTTGTGGGAGACATTAGAGGAGTTTGGAAAGGTCAGCTCTCTTCCAATTATCTCTGGTGTGGATATTACTGTAGACCTAAGGCCAGAGCATCAAAACGATGAAAGTCGTCAAAGATTAAAAGTAATATTAGAAGAAACTCCCTTAAAAGATAATATATGGACTTATGGGCCTCGTAATATCGAGGAAGTTATTGTTCATGAAGCCAGTGCAAAAGGCTTAACAATTGGATTTGCAGAAAGCTGTACAGGAGGTCTTGCAAGTTCAACAATAACAGATGTGTCAGGATCATCAGCGGTTTTTCTAGGCTCAGTAGTTAGTTACGCTAATTCCATCAAAGAGAGTATTATTCACGTTAAAGAAGAAACCTTAAAAGAAAATGGAGCTGTAAGTATTGAAACAGCTAGTGAGATGGCCAATGGCGCAAGAAAATCCCTTGGCGCAGACATTGTCATCTCTTATACCGGTATTGCTGGTCCAGGCGGAGCTACTCCAGGTAAGCCTGTTGGAACCGTATGCATAGGTGTTGCAACAAAGAATGGAGTAAGTGCAAGCAGATATGAGTTTCGCGGTGACCGAAAAAGGTTGAAGAATAAGTTCTGTCAGCAAGGATTAATCGATTTATTGAATGAGATTAGAAGTTCGTAG
- a CDS encoding SAM-dependent methyltransferase, producing the protein MNDFYLFFYHEKLKDLLLEEIKLKHPKLRLSFSNKEFISMKGPSSYEEQLTSNPLIFARRQAVFNEKSQEKPSAGKFVAVSENQFWSYRTISTSVDTFDIEEVELAQEVPARAYHKINQAFTLFNIELSSDDQVIEVGSAPGGISYYVLERGAKLVSIDPAKMDPIISEKFGDNFEHIKKSVFDITRAQLPKHCDWLISDLNLNGDLNTNQSRRIMDFYKDIKGGFLTIKTPVLSDLEKIDLWVKNFSDKYDVTVFHLPSHRREIGFMIRPLNK; encoded by the coding sequence ATGAACGATTTTTACTTATTTTTCTATCATGAAAAGCTAAAGGATCTTCTACTTGAAGAAATTAAGTTAAAGCATCCTAAGCTTAGATTAAGTTTCTCTAATAAAGAATTCATCAGTATGAAAGGCCCTTCTTCATATGAAGAACAACTAACATCAAATCCCTTAATCTTTGCACGCAGACAAGCAGTCTTTAATGAGAAGAGTCAGGAAAAACCATCTGCTGGAAAGTTTGTCGCAGTCTCAGAGAATCAATTCTGGTCTTATCGTACAATTTCTACTTCGGTCGATACATTTGATATTGAAGAGGTTGAATTAGCGCAGGAAGTTCCTGCTCGTGCTTATCATAAGATTAACCAAGCATTTACACTATTTAATATAGAGCTATCATCAGATGATCAGGTTATTGAAGTAGGGAGTGCTCCTGGTGGAATTTCATACTATGTATTAGAAAGAGGTGCTAAGCTCGTCTCAATTGATCCTGCTAAGATGGATCCAATTATTAGTGAAAAGTTTGGTGATAATTTTGAACATATTAAAAAGAGTGTATTTGATATCACTCGTGCTCAATTGCCAAAACATTGTGATTGGTTGATTTCAGATCTAAATCTAAATGGTGACTTAAATACAAATCAATCTCGACGCATTATGGACTTTTATAAAGATATTAAAGGTGGCTTTCTTACGATTAAAACACCAGTCTTAAGTGATTTAGAAAAGATTGATTTGTGGGTAAAGAACTTCTCGGATAAATATGATGTGACAGTTTTTCATTTACCATCTCATCGCAGAGAGATCGGCTTTATGATAAGGCCGCTTAATAAGTAA
- a CDS encoding S1 family peptidase has product MALIRLSLLLTLLTFALSTNAKRYIGGDQWNRPRINKSFFIKQDKFIKELILRTVKVVNTKQRKVGTAFFYKENADHYIFLTNYHVISGNRECRDSKLLLINSDFNKRYASCDGVIQEGTIKSGSDYIYFKVNKEERLNFLSQISEVRTDFSDPVIGDRLVSVGFGAGKANRRRYDAKISMDRDCLYLNGNIDITFNKDKVRDVFFTACDAQSGDSGSAVMNLETGDIIGLFFAVADQKRSNPLTSKEIQDNLGTDYMEFYTNASMSIDLRKIKLK; this is encoded by the coding sequence ATGGCACTGATTAGGTTAAGCTTACTATTGACTCTTCTTACTTTCGCATTATCAACTAATGCAAAGAGGTATATAGGTGGTGACCAATGGAATAGGCCACGTATAAATAAAAGCTTCTTTATAAAGCAAGACAAGTTTATAAAAGAGCTAATCTTAAGAACTGTAAAAGTCGTAAATACAAAACAAAGAAAAGTTGGAACAGCATTCTTTTATAAAGAGAATGCTGACCACTATATTTTCCTAACAAATTACCACGTCATATCTGGCAACAGAGAATGTCGCGACTCAAAACTTCTTCTTATTAATTCTGATTTCAATAAGCGCTACGCTTCATGTGATGGAGTTATTCAAGAAGGTACAATCAAGTCAGGAAGTGATTATATTTACTTTAAAGTAAATAAAGAAGAGAGATTAAACTTCTTATCTCAAATAAGTGAGGTTCGTACTGATTTTTCTGATCCGGTAATCGGAGACAGACTTGTGAGTGTAGGCTTTGGCGCGGGAAAAGCAAACCGAAGAAGATATGATGCTAAAATATCAATGGATCGCGATTGCCTTTATTTAAATGGAAATATCGATATAACTTTCAATAAAGATAAAGTCAGAGATGTTTTCTTCACGGCCTGTGATGCTCAATCAGGAGACTCTGGAAGTGCTGTAATGAATTTAGAGACTGGTGATATAATTGGACTCTTCTTTGCTGTTGCCGATCAAAAGCGCAGTAATCCTCTCACATCAAAAGAGATTCAAGACAATCTCGGTACGGATTATATGGAATTCTACACCAATGCTTCAATGTCGATTGATCTTAGAAAAATTAAATTAAAATAA
- a CDS encoding cyclic nucleotide-binding domain-containing protein, giving the protein MSVLSIVKGCPLFFDLYDNEIMTICERCKVLTLKPGDYVFKHGDVGEELFLILNGSAKVFNVNDKEIAKCKKGDLFGEMVLLKENVRYGTVQSDNYTDVLVMKYSDIFGLYKTNPRIFSLLILNLSRLLAGRLQGAGKRISNLITEMEESKKAA; this is encoded by the coding sequence ATGAGTGTATTATCAATCGTTAAAGGTTGTCCGCTATTTTTCGACCTTTACGACAACGAAATTATGACTATATGTGAGCGCTGTAAGGTTCTAACTTTAAAGCCTGGTGACTATGTATTTAAGCATGGCGATGTGGGTGAAGAGCTTTTTTTGATTCTTAACGGTTCTGCTAAGGTCTTTAATGTAAATGATAAAGAGATTGCTAAATGTAAAAAAGGAGACCTCTTTGGTGAGATGGTTCTTCTAAAAGAAAATGTCCGCTATGGGACAGTTCAATCAGATAATTATACAGATGTTCTCGTTATGAAGTACTCAGACATATTCGGCCTGTACAAAACCAATCCTCGAATATTTTCACTCTTGATACTCAATCTATCAAGGTTACTGGCCGGACGTTTACAAGGCGCAGGTAAACGGATCTCTAACCTTATCACGGAAATGGAAGAATCTAAAAAAGCTGCCTAA
- a CDS encoding NAD(P)/FAD-dependent oxidoreductase, producing the protein MSKITNFKLDFDQDLEFYLNKNFPGFEDYRIHNKALDARGANRGKKPIYNYKIEVIYPGEKFSAYQEQFNFLGEFKEKPIIVGAGPAGLFCALRLAEYGIKSIVIERGDRAHNRMKHIARFWRYNEFDKDNNVCFGEGGAGLFSDGKLITRIKSPYVQYVMNKFVDFGAPPETAYVSNPHLGSNKIRGLIKKITDHLKEKGCEIYYNVKVDEVLFDESQVRGVKLSDGRLLESNNIVLATGHSAKEMYRHLKEKEVKMVPKDFAVGVRVEHRRELIDFLQYGRFVHENLGAARYKLTYHNKDNDKGTYSFCMCPGGYVLSSGTDEDGIVVNGMSNFARNSPWSNSALVVSVQAGKDFSTDDVLNGHYFQRDIEKKAYEASMEHAEGKQVPTQRLKDFLEGKVSKDLPKTSCPSGIFSHSLNSVLPDFIATGLREGLESFDKKMPGFINNDAILMAPETRTSAPVTIKRSRATFESESHKGLYPCGEGAGYAGGITSAAVDGVKVAMAMIRKEKNV; encoded by the coding sequence ATGAGTAAAATTACAAATTTTAAATTAGACTTTGATCAAGACTTAGAATTCTACTTAAATAAGAACTTTCCAGGTTTTGAGGATTATCGTATTCATAATAAGGCACTTGATGCACGTGGTGCTAACCGTGGAAAAAAGCCAATCTATAATTATAAGATAGAAGTTATTTACCCTGGTGAGAAATTTAGTGCTTATCAAGAGCAATTCAATTTTCTAGGTGAGTTCAAAGAAAAGCCTATTATTGTAGGAGCAGGGCCTGCTGGATTATTCTGTGCTCTAAGACTTGCTGAATATGGAATAAAGTCAATTGTCATTGAAAGAGGAGATCGTGCCCATAATCGTATGAAGCATATTGCTCGTTTTTGGCGATATAATGAATTTGATAAGGATAATAATGTTTGCTTTGGTGAGGGGGGCGCGGGCCTATTTTCAGATGGTAAACTTATTACTCGTATTAAATCTCCATATGTTCAATATGTAATGAATAAATTTGTTGATTTTGGTGCTCCTCCTGAAACGGCCTATGTTTCAAATCCACATCTTGGATCAAATAAAATTAGAGGACTAATAAAAAAGATAACAGATCACCTTAAAGAAAAAGGTTGTGAGATCTATTATAACGTGAAGGTTGATGAGGTTCTTTTTGATGAATCTCAAGTTCGTGGTGTAAAGCTTAGTGATGGTAGATTATTAGAAAGTAACAATATTGTTCTAGCAACAGGCCATTCAGCTAAAGAGATGTATCGTCATTTAAAAGAAAAAGAAGTTAAGATGGTACCAAAGGACTTTGCTGTTGGTGTTAGAGTTGAGCATCGTCGTGAGTTAATTGATTTTCTTCAATATGGACGCTTTGTTCACGAAAACCTAGGTGCTGCTCGCTATAAGCTTACATATCACAATAAAGATAATGACAAAGGTACGTATTCTTTTTGTATGTGTCCTGGAGGATATGTTCTTTCATCTGGAACAGATGAAGATGGTATTGTGGTTAATGGAATGAGTAACTTCGCTCGTAATTCACCATGGTCAAATTCGGCCCTTGTTGTTTCTGTTCAAGCTGGTAAAGACTTCTCAACTGATGATGTCTTAAATGGCCATTACTTTCAACGTGATATTGAGAAAAAGGCATATGAAGCTTCTATGGAGCATGCTGAAGGTAAGCAGGTCCCAACCCAAAGACTTAAGGACTTCTTAGAAGGTAAGGTTTCAAAAGATCTTCCTAAGACTTCTTGTCCATCTGGAATCTTTTCTCATTCATTAAACTCAGTTCTACCTGACTTTATTGCAACGGGCTTAAGGGAAGGACTTGAAAGCTTTGATAAGAAAATGCCAGGTTTTATAAATAATGATGCTATTCTAATGGCCCCTGAAACAAGAACCTCTGCTCCTGTAACGATAAAGAGAAGCCGAGCAACTTTTGAGTCAGAATCTCACAAAGGCCTATATCCATGTGGTGAAGGTGCTGGTTATGCAGGTGGGATTACATCTGCTGCTGTCGATGGTGTGAAAGTCGCCATGGCCATGATTCGTAAAGAAAAGAATGTTTAG
- a CDS encoding GNAT family N-acetyltransferase, giving the protein MLTLEEVMEPYSHIRLATKSDNDAILNFYKDIHMQTGTESLSFDRGDNFFEFYERKGNHYWSFVFLNDDETICGVGTIIRQIRHVDGEFRPVAYFCDLRVSPVGGRRAKVQWRKLFKDIIEALPNLSEELRCEMSYTAILSDNERAIKSLTKNGRGFNYRHIDNYHVYSVVCPPVFNPARGRVQKINFKKFNDFYRSENSNLELREQITDEKDNKYFGVFDGAKLCAVFMITDKSLGRRYKLYNMQAPKRLLTKLVQLMGRPGVSNGILQTLEVLYLSFERSLSNEAKKEMIMSILKYFSLNKTMNDFHICNLYTGQEKFNFSYFIDGIIVESTGHMFEIHGDTTGPLWPVRKFRFEGSVL; this is encoded by the coding sequence ATGTTGACCTTAGAAGAGGTCATGGAACCATATAGTCATATCAGACTCGCTACAAAATCCGATAATGACGCCATCTTAAACTTCTACAAAGATATACATATGCAAACAGGGACAGAGTCCCTGTCTTTTGATCGTGGTGATAACTTCTTTGAATTTTATGAAAGAAAAGGAAATCACTACTGGAGCTTCGTCTTTTTAAATGATGATGAAACAATTTGTGGAGTAGGGACTATTATTAGGCAAATTCGCCATGTTGATGGAGAGTTTCGACCAGTTGCTTATTTTTGTGACTTACGAGTTTCTCCCGTTGGAGGCAGAAGAGCTAAAGTTCAATGGAGAAAATTGTTCAAAGATATCATTGAGGCCCTGCCAAATTTAAGTGAAGAGTTAAGATGTGAAATGTCTTATACTGCAATTTTATCTGATAATGAGCGTGCCATTAAATCCTTGACGAAAAATGGCCGAGGTTTCAATTACCGTCATATTGATAATTACCATGTTTACTCCGTTGTCTGTCCTCCAGTTTTTAATCCAGCAAGAGGGCGAGTTCAAAAAATAAATTTTAAGAAATTTAATGATTTCTATCGTAGTGAAAACTCTAATCTTGAACTTAGAGAGCAGATCACTGATGAGAAGGACAATAAATACTTTGGTGTATTTGATGGAGCAAAGCTTTGTGCAGTTTTTATGATTACAGACAAGTCATTAGGACGTCGTTATAAATTATATAATATGCAAGCACCTAAGAGGCTATTAACAAAGCTTGTTCAATTAATGGGAAGGCCAGGGGTTAGTAACGGTATCTTACAAACTCTTGAAGTTCTTTATTTATCATTTGAAAGATCATTGAGTAATGAAGCAAAAAAAGAAATGATAATGAGTATTCTAAAATATTTCAGTCTTAATAAGACGATGAATGATTTTCATATTTGCAATTTATATACAGGTCAGGAAAAGTTTAATTTCTCGTACTTTATTGATGGGATAATCGTTGAATCGACAGGGCATATGTTTGAAATTCACGGTGATACAACAGGTCCTCTTTGGCCAGTGAGAAAATTTCGATTTGAAGGAAGTGTTCTGTGA
- a CDS encoding glutathione peroxidase, protein MAFESIDGKQVPKTSFKVYRDGGLVDLSYDDVFKGKRVVVFSLPGAYTPTCSSTHLPRYNELANAIKKEGVDEIYVLSVNDAFVMDAWIQDQNAEDIHVLPDGNGEFSKGIGLLVDKSDIGFGSRTWRYSMVVNDGVVEKSFIEPDKPGDPFEVSDADTMLKYLNPKAKAPEAIALFTRPGCPHCHRAKELLTEKGHKYNEIILGKDTSNQALFAITGQTKVPQIFINGELIGGRDKLEELYASK, encoded by the coding sequence ATGGCATTTGAAAGTATTGATGGAAAACAAGTACCTAAGACATCATTTAAAGTTTATAGAGATGGTGGCCTGGTAGATTTAAGTTATGATGATGTGTTTAAGGGAAAGAGAGTTGTCGTATTCTCACTACCTGGTGCATATACGCCAACATGTTCATCAACACACCTACCTCGTTATAATGAACTGGCCAATGCAATCAAAAAAGAAGGTGTTGATGAGATCTATGTTCTCTCAGTAAACGATGCTTTTGTAATGGATGCTTGGATACAAGATCAAAACGCAGAAGATATTCACGTCCTACCTGATGGTAATGGTGAGTTCTCAAAAGGTATCGGACTACTTGTTGATAAATCAGATATTGGTTTTGGGTCACGTACTTGGCGTTACTCAATGGTGGTAAATGACGGTGTGGTAGAAAAATCATTTATTGAACCTGATAAACCAGGTGACCCATTTGAAGTATCTGACGCTGATACAATGTTAAAATACTTAAACCCGAAAGCTAAAGCACCTGAGGCCATTGCTCTATTTACAAGACCAGGTTGTCCTCACTGTCATCGTGCAAAAGAGCTTTTAACAGAAAAAGGCCATAAGTATAATGAAATAATCCTTGGTAAGGATACTTCAAATCAGGCCTTATTCGCTATCACAGGCCAAACAAAAGTTCCTCAGATTTTTATCAACGGGGAGTTGATTGGTGGACGCGATAAATTAGAAGAATTATACGCTTCAAAGTAA
- a CDS encoding S41 family peptidase: MNTIKYVLILTILNISFNIQAINKTAFSGKEFWYIDQADRVEILTDLYKQTKAEYALWEIKKKRIGVDGDKLFKEAIEAEKTIADVDGAIAQARSNMNFYDRTKKIIATFQDTHFGLNTHIPAPWIVSGFNTKYIPASDKVVIAQMYEKVIQKTVLESRSGVIEQVELGDELLSVDGVPVKEAMKNLMPYMDASSVGFAKSQAGRFLLERYFLFPSRPFFDAEIKSAKNGSIYKVRLPLYFSGDTSVIRKKDISYYLEQKGFLKLKELRFTFSDKERKFVKNTSLKVKGFDSGLPKGAIELENWTSANGGGSPIVHSALILKNTKAYAYLAVNSFSVSTVYNNGQSKSFLDALRQNIKYFKDQGLDLILDIRNNGGGNGGYPAQLLSMLTQENETYPNATWATATTRYMRQLIEYYGVRELFKDINGMDWERQSDAFFEAAYNERPYSRAVQNEDIKADEEVGGYNGKIVALISPNCISACDITSILLKGSKRAKLIGTHANGTGAGYRSNDEYNTQFKDRFHVFSTQIPNMLFGYGQSEVSYKQDLGLDSAYELNSENVPVKADIEYVETLEDSKNYMSGWISKAIEVLNQ; this comes from the coding sequence ATGAATACGATAAAGTATGTCTTAATCTTAACCATCCTCAATATTTCTTTTAATATTCAGGCAATCAATAAAACGGCCTTTTCTGGCAAAGAATTTTGGTATATCGATCAGGCAGACCGTGTAGAAATCTTAACTGATCTTTATAAGCAAACAAAAGCAGAATACGCTCTTTGGGAAATTAAGAAAAAGCGTATCGGTGTTGATGGAGATAAGTTATTTAAAGAGGCAATCGAAGCAGAAAAAACAATTGCTGATGTCGATGGTGCAATTGCACAAGCAAGAAGCAATATGAATTTCTACGATCGTACTAAAAAGATCATCGCAACTTTCCAAGATACTCACTTTGGACTTAACACTCATATACCTGCACCTTGGATTGTATCTGGCTTTAATACTAAATACATCCCAGCTAGTGATAAAGTTGTTATTGCACAAATGTATGAGAAAGTTATTCAAAAGACAGTTTTAGAAAGTCGCTCAGGTGTTATCGAGCAAGTAGAACTTGGAGATGAGCTACTAAGCGTTGACGGTGTACCAGTAAAAGAGGCCATGAAAAACCTTATGCCATATATGGATGCATCAAGTGTTGGTTTTGCAAAGTCACAAGCAGGACGTTTTCTATTAGAAAGATACTTCCTCTTTCCATCGAGACCTTTCTTTGATGCAGAAATTAAGAGTGCTAAAAACGGAAGCATTTATAAAGTACGCCTACCACTTTATTTCTCTGGTGATACATCAGTTATTAGAAAGAAAGATATTTCATACTACCTTGAGCAAAAAGGTTTCCTAAAGCTTAAAGAGTTAAGATTTACTTTTTCAGATAAAGAAAGAAAATTTGTAAAGAACACTAGCCTAAAAGTAAAAGGCTTCGATTCAGGACTACCAAAAGGTGCAATTGAACTAGAGAACTGGACATCTGCAAATGGTGGAGGAAGTCCAATTGTTCACTCAGCTTTAATACTTAAAAACACTAAAGCCTATGCTTACCTTGCTGTAAATTCATTTTCGGTATCGACTGTTTATAACAATGGCCAAAGCAAAAGCTTCCTTGATGCTTTAAGACAAAACATTAAATATTTTAAAGATCAAGGCCTAGACCTAATTCTAGACATAAGAAATAATGGTGGTGGTAACGGTGGTTACCCTGCACAACTACTTTCAATGCTAACTCAAGAGAATGAGACTTATCCAAATGCAACTTGGGCAACAGCAACAACACGCTATATGCGCCAATTAATAGAATACTATGGGGTAAGAGAGTTATTTAAAGATATCAATGGAATGGATTGGGAAAGACAATCAGATGCATTCTTTGAAGCAGCATATAACGAACGTCCATACTCTAGAGCTGTACAAAATGAAGATATTAAAGCAGATGAAGAAGTTGGTGGTTACAATGGAAAAATCGTAGCTCTTATCTCTCCAAATTGTATTTCAGCGTGTGATATCACAAGTATTCTTCTTAAAGGATCAAAACGAGCTAAGTTAATAGGTACACATGCTAATGGAACAGGGGCAGGTTATCGCTCAAATGATGAATACAATACACAGTTTAAAGACCGCTTTCATGTATTCTCTACTCAGATTCCTAATATGCTATTTGGTTACGGACAATCTGAAGTTAGCTACAAACAAGACCTAGGTTTAGACTCAGCCTATGAACTAAATTCAGAAAATGTACCTGTTAAGGCAGATATTGAATATGTAGAGACATTAGAAGATTCTAAAAACTACATGTCAGGATGGATTTCAAAAGCAATTGAAGTATTAAATCAATAA
- a CDS encoding glutamine synthetase III family protein, which produces MSVQSSLNDTISQGLSFFRPKDTAGNYHKISDYFGENTFDIQTAEEIPDSIREEINEVINSNAQITESQAQIVAKAVTAWALNKGATHFCHWFQPLTGATAEKHDAFLDYDYSTGQPIEELSATQLIQGEPDASSFPNGGARSTFEARGYTAWDLTSPMFLIGSGQSKTLCIPTAFVSYHGEALDIKTPLLRSNSALGEVAKKFLHLTGETDVKRVIATCGAEQEYFLIDKAYYYQRRDLVMTGRTLFGAASTKNQQLDDHYFGAINERVMAFMEELDFELHKLGIPAKTRHNEVAPGQFEIAQIFRDANISADNNHMVMATIENVAKRHDFEALMHEKPFAGINGSGKHLNWSLASDTGINLLNPGKEPHQNYRFLAFTAAVITAVDRHAKLLRASIASHSNDHRLGANEAPPSIISVFTGSTIEKIFKAIKEKSDFAPESQEILDLGAGQLAKLPKDNTDRNRTSPFAFTGNKFEFRACGSDQSIGFPLTILNGAVTSVLEEVNHKLESKINEGTPVDQALLDVCHELLNESWNVIFNGDGYSQEWLEEAERRGLPNLKTTADCLEYLVNKDETSFLTKHGIYRNSELETLYNVHLEAYITKREIEFNTLIGMVNQHVIPAAIQYKEKLTNSILASKSCKVEATVEKELLKELQFSLEGAFEQTRNLKNALSDLHEKNSEEEAARKIAYDLMPVSELIAQNCANLEQIIPDDMWPVPTYFEMLFCI; this is translated from the coding sequence ATGAGTGTTCAAAGTAGTCTTAATGACACTATCAGTCAAGGCTTAAGTTTTTTTCGCCCTAAGGATACAGCTGGAAATTATCACAAGATATCAGATTATTTCGGTGAAAATACATTTGATATTCAAACAGCTGAAGAAATCCCTGATTCTATTAGAGAAGAAATTAACGAAGTCATTAATAGTAACGCTCAAATCACAGAGTCTCAGGCGCAGATTGTGGCAAAGGCCGTAACTGCTTGGGCCTTAAATAAAGGCGCAACTCACTTTTGCCATTGGTTCCAACCCTTAACAGGTGCAACTGCTGAAAAGCATGACGCCTTTCTCGATTACGATTATTCAACAGGACAGCCAATAGAAGAATTATCAGCGACTCAACTTATTCAAGGTGAGCCGGATGCATCTTCTTTCCCAAATGGGGGAGCGAGATCAACTTTTGAGGCCCGTGGTTATACAGCATGGGATTTAACATCTCCAATGTTCTTAATCGGCTCTGGACAGTCAAAGACGCTTTGTATTCCAACGGCCTTTGTTTCTTATCACGGAGAAGCTCTTGATATTAAGACTCCATTACTAAGATCAAATTCAGCTCTTGGTGAAGTAGCAAAGAAGTTCTTGCACTTAACTGGAGAAACTGATGTTAAGCGCGTTATCGCAACTTGTGGGGCAGAACAAGAATATTTCCTAATTGATAAGGCCTATTACTACCAAAGACGCGACCTCGTAATGACAGGACGAACTCTCTTTGGTGCTGCTTCAACAAAGAACCAACAACTAGATGATCACTACTTTGGCGCTATTAACGAAAGAGTTATGGCGTTTATGGAAGAGCTTGATTTTGAACTTCATAAATTAGGGATTCCTGCAAAGACTCGTCACAATGAAGTTGCTCCAGGACAATTTGAAATTGCTCAGATTTTTAGAGATGCAAATATCTCTGCAGATAATAATCACATGGTTATGGCGACAATTGAAAATGTGGCCAAGCGCCATGACTTTGAAGCTCTAATGCATGAAAAGCCGTTTGCTGGAATCAATGGATCAGGTAAGCACCTAAATTGGTCACTTGCAAGTGATACTGGAATCAATTTATTAAACCCAGGAAAAGAGCCTCACCAAAATTATCGCTTCTTAGCTTTTACTGCTGCCGTAATTACTGCGGTAGATCGCCATGCAAAACTACTAAGAGCTTCTATTGCTTCTCATAGTAACGACCATAGACTTGGTGCAAATGAAGCTCCTCCTTCTATTATTTCAGTTTTTACTGGATCAACAATTGAGAAAATTTTTAAAGCAATTAAAGAAAAATCTGACTTTGCTCCAGAGTCTCAAGAAATACTAGATCTTGGTGCTGGACAACTTGCCAAGCTTCCAAAAGATAATACGGACCGAAATCGTACTTCGCCATTTGCTTTTACTGGAAATAAGTTTGAATTTAGAGCATGTGGTTCTGATCAATCAATTGGATTTCCTCTAACAATTCTCAATGGAGCTGTGACAAGTGTTCTTGAAGAAGTTAATCATAAGCTTGAAAGCAAAATTAATGAAGGAACACCTGTTGATCAGGCCTTATTAGATGTTTGTCATGAGTTATTAAATGAGTCTTGGAATGTTATTTTCAATGGTGATGGTTACTCTCAAGAATGGTTAGAAGAAGCTGAGCGTAGGGGACTACCAAATCTTAAAACAACTGCAGATTGTTTAGAGTATTTAGTTAATAAAGATGAGACTTCATTTTTAACGAAGCATGGTATTTATCGCAATTCTGAATTAGAGACTCTTTATAACGTTCACTTAGAAGCTTATATCACTAAGCGTGAGATTGAATTTAATACTCTCATTGGAATGGTTAATCAGCATGTAATCCCTGCAGCGATTCAATATAAAGAAAAACTTACGAATTCAATTCTAGCTAGTAAGTCATGTAAGGTAGAGGCAACTGTGGAAAAAGAGCTTCTAAAAGAGCTACAATTCTCTCTTGAGGGTGCATTTGAGCAAACGCGAAACCTAAAGAATGCCCTAAGTGACTTACATGAGAAAAACTCAGAAGAAGAAGCTGCTAGAAAAATTGCTTATGACTTAATGCCTGTAAGTGAATTGATTGCACAAAACTGTGCTAATCTTGAGCAGATCATTCCTGATGATATGTGGCCAGTTCCAACTTACTTTGAAATGCTTTTTTGTATTTAA